One Bacteroidota bacterium genomic window carries:
- a CDS encoding long-chain fatty acid--CoA ligase, protein MNATRLFDLLDQYSGIYAYKEDALVAKEDGEWVKYSSADYVHYASKLSYGLLALGIKPGDRIATVSNNRPEWNFLDMAMLMAGIIHVPIYPTISQDDFEYILHHCQPSLFFISDAQLFKKLQPLASQVKTIRDIYSFNRIDGVKNWKEIFQAGREREPELKQQIETIKSSIKPDDLATIIYTSGTTGNPKGVMLSHRNIISNLSGIEKVFPFHHTQRTLSFLPISHIFERTINYHFQNCGLSVYYAESLATIANNLKEVKPHAFIAVPRVLERVYDRIIGKGKDLKGIKRQIFFWAVNLGLRFEFEHKNGWFYHFKLKIADKLIFSKWREAVGGNCELIVVGGAAMQPRLIRVFNAAGIPLVEGYGMTETSPVIAANNFKNRKVCPGTVGTVLPGIEVKLLDDGEIMTRSESVMLGYYKDEEHTRQVIEPEGWLHTGDIGTWVDDIYLKITDRKKEIFKLSSGKYISPQAIENRFKESFFIEQVFVFGENQKFASALISPNFQFLHDWSARHGVKFRDNMELINNPEVVKRFQREVNLINKSLGQTEQIKRFRLVHEEWTTATGELSPTLKLRRRFLVEKYKTIIEEIFSVDNAGK, encoded by the coding sequence ATGAATGCTACTCGATTATTCGATTTGCTCGACCAATATTCAGGTATCTATGCCTATAAAGAGGATGCCTTGGTAGCAAAAGAAGATGGCGAATGGGTCAAATACAGTTCGGCAGACTATGTGCATTACGCATCTAAACTCAGTTATGGCTTGCTTGCTTTAGGTATTAAGCCAGGAGACAGAATTGCTACTGTTTCCAACAATCGCCCCGAATGGAACTTTCTGGACATGGCTATGCTGATGGCAGGCATCATTCATGTTCCGATATATCCTACCATAAGCCAGGACGATTTTGAGTATATACTCCACCATTGCCAACCCAGCCTTTTTTTCATCTCCGATGCGCAATTGTTTAAAAAGCTTCAACCTCTTGCCAGCCAGGTGAAAACCATCAGGGATATTTATTCCTTTAATCGCATCGATGGGGTGAAGAACTGGAAGGAAATCTTCCAGGCTGGCAGAGAAAGGGAACCTGAATTGAAACAACAGATAGAAACGATTAAGAGTTCCATAAAACCCGATGACCTGGCTACAATTATCTATACCTCGGGTACAACCGGAAACCCTAAGGGGGTTATGTTAAGTCACAGAAATATTATTTCAAATCTTAGTGGAATCGAAAAGGTTTTTCCATTTCATCATACCCAGCGAACCTTAAGCTTTTTACCCATAAGCCATATTTTTGAACGCACGATTAATTACCATTTTCAGAACTGCGGGTTGTCGGTGTATTATGCCGAAAGTCTTGCAACCATTGCCAATAATCTCAAAGAAGTAAAACCTCATGCTTTTATTGCAGTTCCCCGGGTGCTGGAAAGAGTTTACGACCGGATTATTGGAAAGGGAAAAGATTTGAAGGGAATCAAACGGCAGATTTTTTTCTGGGCTGTAAACCTTGGTTTACGTTTCGAGTTTGAGCACAAGAATGGCTGGTTTTATCATTTTAAATTAAAAATAGCAGACAAGCTGATTTTTAGTAAGTGGCGCGAAGCAGTAGGCGGTAATTGCGAATTAATAGTGGTAGGTGGTGCTGCCATGCAGCCCCGGCTGATTCGAGTATTCAATGCCGCTGGCATACCCCTTGTGGAAGGTTATGGAATGACCGAGACTTCGCCTGTGATTGCTGCCAATAATTTTAAAAACAGGAAGGTATGCCCTGGTACGGTGGGCACAGTTCTTCCGGGTATAGAGGTTAAACTTCTTGACGATGGTGAAATCATGACTAGGAGTGAGTCTGTGATGCTGGGATATTACAAAGATGAGGAACATACCCGCCAGGTTATTGAACCAGAAGGGTGGTTGCATACCGGTGACATTGGAACCTGGGTGGATGACATTTACCTCAAAATAACCGACCGGAAGAAAGAAATATTCAAGCTCTCCAGCGGTAAATACATCTCGCCGCAAGCAATAGAAAACCGTTTCAAGGAATCGTTTTTTATTGAGCAGGTATTTGTTTTTGGCGAAAATCAAAAATTTGCCAGCGCACTCATTTCTCCAAACTTCCAGTTTCTGCACGACTGGAGTGCCCGCCACGGAGTTAAATTTCGCGATAACATGGAGTTAATTAATAATCCGGAGGTGGTGAAACGTTTTCAGCGCGAAGTAAACCTTATTAATAAATCACTGGGGCAAACAGAGCAAATTAAGCGCTTCAGACTTGTGCACGAGGAATGGACAACGGCAACTGGCGAACTTTCGCCTACGCTCAAATTAAGACGAAGATTTCTTGTGGAAAAGTATAAAACCATAATAGAAGAAATCTTTTCAGTCGATAACGCTGGTAAATAG
- a CDS encoding S9 family peptidase: MKTNFLYSFMLLFMLVSCKSGKFPSIPVEYPATVKIPVTDNFFGTEVVDNYRWLEDDRSPETMQWVIKQNELTFSYLDKIPFRKDIRTQLDALINFERYSTPEEKNQTIYYFRNSGLQNHSVFYAVNKQTGEEKMIIDPNTFSADGTTSLSELSFSESGKYLAYSISEGGSDWRKIVVIDAVSLERVGDTIVDAKFTSIVWNQDEGFFYSSYDKPKGSELSAMTDMHKVYYHQLGTSQNKDKLIYGNQEQKRRYSGVVAFKNSDYLFLSAAESTSGNELYLKKGLTSENKFQPIVSNFENDFSVVYANGKDVYLYTNFKANNKRVVKLDADKLILDSITDIIPEKEEPIESVSFAGGYFFVQYLKDASSFVQQYDLKGSLIRNIDLPGIGSVTGFEGEEDQKEVFYSFESFTTPVTIYKLDVNTGKSELFRQPKLSSDVTQYETKQVFYKSKDGTRVPMFIVARKGIKLDGSNPTLLYGYGGFNISLPPYFSVRALAWLEMGGVFALANIRGGGEYGEEWHKAGMQLNKQNVFDDFIAAAEYLQQEKYTSSEKLAIMGGSNGGLLVGVVMTQRPELYRVALPAVGVLDMLRYHKFTAGAGWISDYGCADSSKAMFDYMVAYSPVHNIKDSVAYPATLVTTGDHDDRVVPAHSYKFIVGLQEKQVGELPVLIRIETKGGHGAGKSTAMALDELADQLVFAFYNMNETPVNYSEK; this comes from the coding sequence ATGAAAACAAATTTCCTTTATTCATTTATGCTGCTTTTTATGCTAGTTTCCTGTAAAAGTGGAAAATTTCCATCCATTCCTGTAGAATACCCTGCTACTGTAAAAATTCCGGTAACCGACAATTTTTTCGGCACTGAGGTAGTGGACAATTATCGCTGGCTCGAAGACGATCGTTCGCCGGAGACCATGCAATGGGTTATCAAACAAAATGAACTTACTTTTTCGTACCTCGATAAAATACCTTTTCGAAAGGATATAAGAACACAACTCGATGCGCTGATTAATTTCGAGCGGTATTCGACGCCTGAGGAAAAGAACCAAACCATTTACTATTTCAGAAACAGCGGGTTACAGAATCATTCGGTATTTTATGCTGTCAACAAGCAAACAGGAGAGGAGAAGATGATAATCGACCCCAATACTTTTTCGGCTGATGGTACTACCTCATTAAGCGAATTGTCTTTTTCTGAAAGTGGAAAGTATCTTGCTTATTCCATTTCAGAAGGTGGTTCGGATTGGAGGAAGATAGTTGTGATCGATGCAGTTAGTTTAGAGCGTGTGGGTGATACCATTGTTGATGCCAAGTTTACATCCATTGTATGGAACCAGGATGAAGGCTTTTTTTATTCAAGTTATGACAAACCCAAAGGATCTGAGTTATCGGCTATGACCGATATGCACAAAGTGTATTATCATCAACTGGGCACCTCTCAGAATAAAGATAAACTCATTTATGGTAACCAGGAACAGAAAAGAAGATATAGCGGTGTGGTTGCCTTTAAAAATAGCGATTACCTTTTTCTTTCTGCCGCCGAGAGCACTTCAGGCAATGAACTTTATCTGAAAAAAGGATTGACTTCAGAAAATAAATTTCAACCCATAGTGAGCAATTTTGAGAATGACTTTTCGGTCGTGTATGCCAATGGTAAAGACGTTTATTTGTATACCAATTTCAAAGCCAACAACAAGCGTGTGGTAAAACTCGATGCAGATAAATTGATACTCGACAGCATCACTGACATTATCCCGGAAAAAGAGGAGCCCATCGAATCGGTCAGTTTTGCTGGCGGATATTTTTTTGTGCAGTATCTGAAAGATGCCTCGAGTTTTGTTCAACAATACGACCTTAAAGGTAGTTTAATTCGTAACATTGATTTGCCAGGTATTGGTTCAGTTACGGGTTTCGAAGGGGAAGAAGACCAGAAAGAAGTGTTTTATTCTTTCGAATCTTTTACAACACCAGTAACTATTTATAAGCTGGATGTAAATACCGGAAAATCAGAACTTTTCCGTCAGCCCAAGCTAAGCAGCGATGTAACACAATACGAAACAAAGCAGGTTTTTTATAAAAGTAAAGATGGCACCCGGGTACCGATGTTTATTGTGGCTCGTAAAGGGATCAAACTCGATGGATCTAACCCTACCTTGCTCTATGGATATGGAGGGTTTAACATCAGCCTGCCGCCCTATTTTTCAGTGCGTGCCCTTGCCTGGCTGGAAATGGGAGGTGTTTTTGCCCTGGCCAATATCCGTGGCGGCGGAGAGTATGGTGAAGAATGGCATAAAGCAGGTATGCAACTGAACAAACAAAATGTATTTGACGATTTTATTGCGGCTGCCGAATATCTGCAACAGGAAAAATATACATCTTCTGAGAAACTCGCCATCATGGGTGGATCTAATGGAGGTTTGCTGGTAGGAGTAGTGATGACCCAGCGTCCGGAGCTCTATAGAGTTGCCCTGCCTGCAGTAGGCGTGCTGGACATGCTTCGCTACCACAAATTTACAGCAGGGGCAGGATGGATTAGTGATTACGGGTGCGCCGACAGCAGCAAAGCAATGTTCGATTATATGGTTGCCTATTCTCCGGTTCACAACATTAAGGATAGCGTTGCTTACCCGGCAACGCTCGTTACCACTGGCGATCACGACGACCGGGTTGTGCCGGCCCATTCCTACAAATTCATTGTGGGTTTACAGGAAAAGCAGGTTGGTGAATTGCCGGTTCTAATCCGCATCGAAACCAAAGGCGGACATGGTGCCGGAAAATCGACAGCCATGGCTCTTGACGAATTGGCCGATCAGCTGGTTTTTGCCTTTTACAATATGAATGAAACGCCAGTAAATTACAGCGAAAAATAG
- a CDS encoding long-chain fatty acid--CoA ligase, with translation MLEAFRQNLPEKGQFFKARLIESITDIRFTFDIPRYCAQRYGESPIFYIKKGRKWQAISCKDYEATVNSLALGLLSMGIEQQENVATIFSYNCPQWNFLDMALSRIGAVHIPVYPNNSDSDYLYILKQAGVRFVFASDQIIYNKMARLQKEIKNLEKVITIEQLPFTDNLDEIIQWGLSSNRASRVALAERTSSISPDDIVSIIYTSGSTGIPKGVMLTHSNIISSMYAAAAIQPVGKDRKVISFLPLCHIYERTANYQFQIKGAQLYYVETLKSLTSSLREVKPHGITVVPRVLEKVIKLALVNARQSNLIARMLVRWAIRFGFKYKPYRTRIRLGERVRHKLADLVLYSKVRGSFGGRIQYIGCGGAPLNPKVERFFWAARIPVFQGYGLTECAPLVALNFPGKENTCIGTVGKVVESIEVKLAPDGEIICKGPNVMKGYYKQPDLTEKTLVDGWLYTGDIGTFVQGDFLKITGRKKQMFKTSYGKYIVPQAIENRFVGSELIEYLIVVGEGRHCAAAIISPNFDNIRKIFSKTKNLSNARLIEQPLVKAAIRKQIEEVNHELGKSERIQKILIVPDEWSVETGELSPTLKIKRNIIQKKYSRKIQELYSKESV, from the coding sequence TTGTTAGAGGCTTTCAGGCAAAACCTACCTGAGAAGGGCCAGTTTTTTAAAGCAAGGCTTATCGAAAGCATTACTGACATAAGGTTTACCTTCGACATACCACGGTATTGTGCACAGCGATACGGTGAGAGCCCTATTTTTTATATAAAGAAAGGCAGAAAGTGGCAGGCAATAAGTTGCAAGGATTATGAAGCTACAGTCAATTCGCTGGCGCTTGGACTCCTTTCGATGGGAATAGAGCAGCAAGAGAATGTAGCCACTATTTTCAGTTATAATTGTCCGCAGTGGAATTTTCTCGACATGGCACTCTCTCGTATTGGAGCAGTGCATATTCCGGTGTATCCGAACAACAGCGACAGCGACTACCTTTATATTCTTAAACAGGCTGGTGTGAGGTTTGTATTTGCTTCGGACCAGATTATTTACAATAAGATGGCCCGCCTTCAAAAGGAGATTAAAAATCTTGAAAAGGTAATCACCATCGAGCAGCTGCCTTTTACCGATAACCTCGACGAGATTATACAATGGGGTTTAAGCTCAAACAGAGCATCCAGGGTTGCACTTGCAGAAAGGACGAGTAGCATCTCTCCCGATGATATTGTGAGTATTATTTATACCTCTGGCAGTACAGGAATTCCAAAAGGAGTAATGCTCACGCATTCGAACATTATAAGCAGCATGTATGCAGCAGCAGCCATTCAGCCGGTAGGCAAAGACCGAAAAGTGATTAGTTTTTTGCCCTTGTGCCATATTTATGAACGTACTGCCAATTACCAGTTTCAGATAAAAGGTGCTCAACTTTACTATGTTGAAACCCTAAAATCTTTGACCAGCAGTTTACGCGAAGTAAAACCACATGGCATAACCGTAGTGCCGCGTGTGCTGGAAAAGGTTATAAAATTGGCCCTCGTAAATGCCCGCCAAAGTAATTTAATTGCACGCATGTTGGTACGATGGGCTATTCGTTTTGGCTTTAAGTACAAACCTTACCGAACACGAATTAGGCTTGGTGAAAGAGTAAGGCATAAGCTTGCAGACCTTGTATTGTATAGCAAAGTCAGAGGCAGTTTTGGAGGACGGATACAATACATTGGCTGTGGGGGTGCGCCTTTGAATCCAAAGGTTGAACGTTTTTTTTGGGCAGCACGCATTCCTGTTTTTCAGGGTTATGGCCTTACTGAATGCGCCCCCCTCGTTGCGCTTAATTTCCCGGGAAAAGAAAACACTTGTATAGGTACTGTTGGCAAGGTGGTGGAAAGTATAGAAGTAAAGCTTGCCCCCGACGGAGAAATAATTTGCAAGGGCCCCAATGTGATGAAAGGCTATTACAAACAGCCTGATTTAACAGAAAAGACTTTAGTGGATGGATGGTTATATACCGGAGATATCGGCACATTTGTGCAGGGTGATTTTCTGAAAATTACCGGTCGTAAAAAGCAGATGTTTAAAACTTCTTATGGAAAGTACATTGTGCCCCAGGCGATTGAGAACCGTTTTGTCGGTTCAGAGCTAATCGAATACCTTATTGTAGTGGGCGAAGGACGTCATTGTGCCGCGGCTATAATATCGCCCAACTTTGATAACATCAGAAAAATATTTAGTAAAACAAAAAACCTATCGAATGCCCGACTTATTGAACAACCACTGGTAAAAGCTGCTATTCGGAAACAGATTGAAGAAGTGAACCATGAGTTAGGTAAAAGCGAGAGGATTCAGAAAATACTGATTGTACCCGACGAATGGTCAGTTGAAACGGGTGAACTTTCACCAACCCTTAAAATAAAACGCAACATCATTCAAAAAAAGTATTCCAGAAAAATACAGGAACTCTACAGTAAAGAATCGGTCTGA
- a CDS encoding PD40 domain-containing protein, translated as MQSKRAPSFILIFAMFCTHSLFSQSPDFEVTPLPFCSGINDEFAAVIYGDALVYCSNSLSNSNIKTDEGKLFNILTVSQRDSGSWKSPELFSKEITSLLNEGPVSFMPEGQVVFFSRNIQIEGNFKTINKPSNTLGIFSARLIDGVWTEIIPFPFNSKEYSLGTPSLTPDGTRLYFASDKPGGLGGTDIYFSDLVNGQWQEPVHTGKQINTAGNESYPFMNKEGFLFFASDGIPGKGGKDIFYAKETDKGWLEPINLGAEINSAFDDYALVTDKNFKQGYFSSNRKRSADIYSFVSVVPQFGYCDTIKFVPQCFSFFDERFTDSLHLAYTWNFGKGIKKTGYRVSHCFDKPGNYSLMLTITHKLADSVYRTYTNYSFTVSDPYDLSITSPEHTIQNYPTEVKALVAGKSQDSLTTFYWNFGNGYLKGDTVFTGSFNSGGKKMLALGIEGQKDEWGRIPRRCVLKPMQVEPDFEHYAHTLNSQNYSNITIPQSETQQSIILNFKILSESIPLYETTLLEEKLEAYKFLELTQTTDSLSDSAKQTIEELASIFGVYSSDKLFVIVNVRSKTNTKQQQDILASMIKELSLALESNGFNSQKLEIIYSDQKRNKTNEKEGKQAVERADMEFFLLPEKIK; from the coding sequence ATGCAAAGCAAGAGAGCTCCCAGCTTTATCTTGATTTTTGCTATGTTCTGCACGCATAGCCTTTTTAGCCAGTCGCCTGACTTTGAGGTTACTCCTCTGCCCTTTTGTTCAGGTATAAACGACGAATTTGCTGCAGTGATTTATGGCGATGCCCTGGTATATTGCTCCAATTCATTAAGTAACTCCAACATTAAAACCGACGAAGGTAAACTATTTAACATTCTGACTGTTTCACAGCGCGATTCGGGTTCGTGGAAAAGTCCGGAATTGTTTTCGAAAGAAATTACCAGTTTGCTCAACGAGGGACCTGTAAGCTTTATGCCCGAGGGCCAGGTGGTCTTTTTTTCGCGAAATATTCAGATAGAAGGAAATTTTAAAACCATCAACAAACCTTCGAATACGCTCGGAATCTTTTCGGCCAGATTAATTGATGGAGTCTGGACCGAAATCATACCTTTTCCCTTCAACAGCAAAGAATATTCACTTGGAACACCCTCGCTTACGCCTGATGGAACCCGTTTGTATTTTGCCTCCGATAAACCGGGAGGACTCGGTGGCACTGACATTTATTTTTCCGATTTAGTGAATGGCCAGTGGCAAGAGCCAGTGCACACAGGCAAACAGATTAACACAGCCGGAAATGAATCCTATCCGTTTATGAATAAAGAAGGTTTTTTGTTCTTTGCCAGCGATGGAATACCCGGAAAAGGTGGCAAGGATATTTTTTATGCCAAAGAAACCGACAAGGGTTGGCTGGAACCCATTAATCTTGGGGCAGAAATCAATTCTGCTTTTGATGATTATGCATTGGTCACCGACAAAAATTTCAAGCAAGGTTATTTTTCGAGCAACCGTAAGCGATCGGCAGATATCTATAGTTTTGTGTCGGTTGTTCCTCAATTTGGGTATTGCGACACCATTAAGTTTGTTCCGCAGTGTTTTAGCTTTTTCGACGAGCGGTTTACCGATTCACTGCATCTCGCATATACCTGGAATTTTGGAAAGGGAATTAAAAAGACAGGGTATCGTGTTTCGCATTGTTTCGATAAGCCCGGTAATTATTCGCTCATGCTTACCATCACTCACAAACTTGCCGATAGTGTATACCGAACTTATACCAATTATTCCTTTACTGTTTCTGATCCTTACGATCTGTCGATTACCTCACCCGAACACACCATACAGAATTACCCTACAGAGGTTAAAGCTTTGGTAGCCGGAAAGTCTCAAGATAGCTTAACTACCTTTTATTGGAATTTTGGGAATGGCTATCTGAAAGGCGATACCGTTTTTACTGGTAGTTTCAATTCTGGCGGCAAAAAAATGCTTGCATTAGGCATAGAAGGGCAAAAAGATGAATGGGGAAGAATACCCCGGCGATGTGTGCTGAAACCCATGCAGGTAGAACCTGATTTTGAACACTACGCGCACACATTAAACAGCCAGAATTATTCGAATATTACAATACCTCAATCTGAAACACAACAGAGCATTATTCTCAACTTCAAGATACTCTCTGAAAGCATTCCCCTTTACGAAACTACTTTGCTGGAAGAAAAACTTGAGGCGTATAAGTTCTTAGAGCTTACTCAAACTACAGATAGCCTGAGCGATAGCGCTAAGCAGACTATTGAGGAATTGGCAAGCATTTTTGGAGTCTATTCGTCGGATAAGTTGTTTGTGATTGTAAATGTAAGAAGTAAGACCAATACGAAGCAACAACAAGATATTTTGGCTTCGATGATAAAAGAACTCAGCCTTGCTCTTGAAAGCAATGGGTTTAATTCACAAAAACTGGAAATAATCTATTCTGATCAGAAACGCAACAAGACTAATGAAAAAGAGGGGAAACAAGCAGTTGAACGGGCAGATATGGAGTTTTTTCTTTTGCCGGAAAAAATAAAATAG